The DNA sequence CTGGTGTGGCACGTCTTTTGATCCCAGCCGAAACACGGCCTGCGCCGCTCCGCGGCTCCGGCCCGGTTCCGCCTGGCCGTTCAGGTGGGGGTTGCGCGAGGCGGGTGGGTCGCTTCCTGGAGTGAATGTGGTTCTCGCTGCGGTTTGATGGGTGCCGGGCATTGATGGAAATGATGATGCCCAACCCCACTCACAAGTCGTGACTCGTCCCCGATGTTGGGATGGACCGCATTGATCTGCTTCGACTGTCCCCCTTGGGTTCTCGCGTCGTTGCATTTCGGACAAACAATCTCCTGCGATACGTTGCACCGCTCTAGTTAACTAGGTAGGATGAACCTATATAGAGCAGTTCCCGAAAGGCTTGACCAATGCTTGTATCGAAGGTGCCCCACCAGGAGGATTTCGCACCCGCGGCCGCCGTATTTCCGGAGCTGTTGACGGCCGAGCAGGTCGCTGACTTGCTTGGCGTGTCCACGGCCACCGTCAGCCGCTGGGGCGCGATGCGCGACCAGGGCCAGGAAGTGGGGCCACCGTGCTACGCACTTTCTGATCGGGTAAGACGTTGGGATGCAGCCGAAGTCCGCACATGGCTACACCGGGTGCGACGCTAATGGCCGGCTCACTACCTCCCGGAATCCGAAAGCGGACCAACGCCGCCGGCCAAGCCCGCTATCAAGTGCGCTACCTGGTCCGCGACTCCAACTCACCGTCCGGGTGGGTAGAAACATCGTCGACATTCGCCACGCTACGGGAAGCGCGGGCATTCAAGGCCGACAGGGATAGTGAAGTGGCCCTGGGAACCAGACGTTTCGATCCGCGCCTCGGCCGGGTCCATCTCTCGGCGATCTGGACGCAATACAGCGCATCGAAACGCCCGGCCGTATCCCCCAAGACATGGAGCGGTTACACCCAGCACTGGCAGCTGCGCATCGGCCCACGCTTCGGCCATGTCCCCGTCGATGAGATCAGCCGCAGGGACGTCCAGGTCTTCGTCGACGCCCTGACCGTGGGCCCGTGGGCCAAGATGTCCACGCTGCGGCTCTTGCGGTCGATACTCGACATGGCACGCGAGGAGGGCCGGATCCACAGCAACCCGGCACAGGGCGTATCGGCGGGACGGTTACCGGTACGGGAACGCCACCGTTACCTCACCACCGCCGGAGTTGCGGCCCTGGCTGCGGCATGCGGTGACCAAGGCGACGTCGTCACAATCCTGGCCTACACCGGACTGCGGTGGTCTGAGCTGGTGGGCTTGCGCGTGGGCGATGTCGACTTGGAGGCACGCAGGCTCTACGTGCGCCAAGCCGCACCCGAGGTGGAAGGGCACATCATCGTCGGCCCGCCGAAAACCCGTGCGGCCGTGCGGACCGTCCCGCTCCCCCAGGTCGTCGTCGAGCTGCTCAAGGCGCGCGTCGCCGGCCGTGCGCCGGCCGAGCAAGCCATCACATCACCCAACGGCGGCTTCCTGCGATCCAACAACTGGCGTCGCCACACCCACTGGTCTCGCGCTTTGCAGACGACGCACCTGGCACCGTTGACGATCCACGATCTGCGCCATACCTACGCGAGCTTGGCCCGGGCCTCGGGCGCCGATTTGCGCTACGTCCAGAAGACCATGGGGCACTCCACGCCCACCGTCACCGCCAACATCTACAGCGATCTGTACTCCGATGAGCTCGACCAGGTGGCGGTCAACCTCGACCGGCTCCACGCGTCGGACGGGGCCAAAGGAAACCGACAGGAACCGGATACGCCGAATCAGCCATAGAGTTCCATCGTCGCGTCTGTGCACCTCAACACCGGCGGCTACGGCCTGCGGTCCAGCAGAAGCGTGAGGGTCCCTGTCGGCCGGCGGAGAATATCGAGGTTCACCTTCCAGCGGCTCGCGAGGTGGCCAGTCGCCGTCCCACGAAGTCCGCAATAGTAGAGCGTGTGCGTGCTGCATCCTGGAAGCCGACAACGGGCCCGGCGCCAGTCACGAAGCAGACGAACGGACAGAAACCGGACACGCCGCATCAGCGAAAGCGTGACATCACCGAGTCCGTGCAGCTCAATCCCAGTGGCCAGGGCCGGGATCGAACCGGCGACCTTCCGCTTTTCAGTTCGCAGGCGGACACGTTTCCCCAGGTCGCCGAACTAGGCTCTACTCCATTGACCTGCACTTTCAGTGCGTTGGGCTATGGGTTTGGGTGCAGCTCTTGTGACATCGCTGTGACACATCGGGCTTCGACAGGTGGAACGTGTCGTTCCAACGCGCCCCGACTAGGTCCGATACGGAACGTCTACAGGTAGTATTAGCTGTAAACGTTTCGTATCAGCCGTTCCATGGAGAGGAGGTACCGCCGTGGAAGCCCTCACCCCGAGCACCGCGACGCGGGCCGGCCTCTCACGTAGCGGGCTCTACCGCGACGCCTGGGCGGGCCGGTTGGACCGCATCGCCCGCGGCATCTACTTACCCGCCAAGGCGTCCGCCGCCGACTGGGATCAGATCGAAGCCGCCACACGTCGCCCGGAGGCGACGATCTGCCTGACCTCCGCCCTCGTCTACCACGATCTGACCGATGCGATACCCGCCGCGCTGGACGTCGCGATCCCCCGCGGGTCGCGAACACCGGCCAGCACGGGCGCGATCGCGTGGCACCACTTCGATCGGGCCACGTTTGAGATCGGACGCAAAGAGATCGCCATCCCGGGATCGGATCAAACGATCGGGATCTACTCCCCCGAACGGTCGATCGCCGACGCGTTCCGCCTGCGCGGCGACGTCGGATACGAACTGGCGCGCGATGCGCTACGGGAGTGGCTACGCCGGGGCGGCAAACCAGCCCGGCTGATCGAGATCGCGTCGCAACTACCCCGGGCAAAATCTCCTGTCCTTCAGGCATTGGAGATGCTGGGGTGATCTCCGGCGACGCAGTGTTCCGCGAAATCCAGGCCGCCGCACGTTCCGCAGCAGCGAAAAGCGCGGCCAGCACACCAACGCAGGAATACGTGATCCGGCACACG is a window from the Mycobacterium sp. SVM_VP21 genome containing:
- a CDS encoding helix-turn-helix domain-containing protein; protein product: MLVSKVPHQEDFAPAAAVFPELLTAEQVADLLGVSTATVSRWGAMRDQGQEVGPPCYALSDRVRRWDAAEVRTWLHRVRR
- a CDS encoding site-specific integrase codes for the protein MAGSLPPGIRKRTNAAGQARYQVRYLVRDSNSPSGWVETSSTFATLREARAFKADRDSEVALGTRRFDPRLGRVHLSAIWTQYSASKRPAVSPKTWSGYTQHWQLRIGPRFGHVPVDEISRRDVQVFVDALTVGPWAKMSTLRLLRSILDMAREEGRIHSNPAQGVSAGRLPVRERHRYLTTAGVAALAAACGDQGDVVTILAYTGLRWSELVGLRVGDVDLEARRLYVRQAAPEVEGHIIVGPPKTRAAVRTVPLPQVVVELLKARVAGRAPAEQAITSPNGGFLRSNNWRRHTHWSRALQTTHLAPLTIHDLRHTYASLARASGADLRYVQKTMGHSTPTVTANIYSDLYSDELDQVAVNLDRLHASDGAKGNRQEPDTPNQP